A window from Solanum stenotomum isolate F172 chromosome 5, ASM1918654v1, whole genome shotgun sequence encodes these proteins:
- the LOC125865720 gene encoding aspartic proteinase 36-like isoform X4 — protein MLPGNCMKLLMMVMAATAAIAIVAAEEDGRIGASFPAGVLRLERVFPVNHSVELEELIARDRARHARMLQNFAGGIGNFPVIGSSDPFLVGFYYTKVKLGSPPREYNVQIDTGSDILWVTCGSCNNCPQTSGLGVELNFYDTASSSTASLISCSDRRCASDECSSETNQCAYTFHYGDNSGTTGYYVSDLIYFDTVLGTSLTANSSSPIVFGCSTSQSGGLTKMDRAIDGIFGLGQQGLSVISQLSSNGISPKVFSHCLKGDGNGGGILVLGEILNPSIVYSPLVPSKVHYTVYLQSIAVNGQILPVDPGVFVSSTDRGTIVDSGTTLVYLASEAYEPFISAEGAAMWCVIFEENDLGLTILGDLVLKDKIIVYDLARQRIGWAEYDCSSPVNVSITSGKDEFMNAGQYVSSSPRSVPFNLPLARTNALLLLFWELMIGSYLCSLTSMLLVIFLDI, from the exons ATGCTGCCTGGCAATTGCATGAAGTTGTTGATGATGGTGATGGCGGCTACCGCCGCAATTGCTATTGTTGCTGCGGAAGAAGACGGCAGAATTGGGGCAAGTTTTCCGGCGGGAGTGCTGCGTTTAGAAAGAGTGTTTCCGGTGAATCACAGTGTTGAGTTAGAGGAACTCATAGCTAGAGACCGAGCTAGGCATGCTCGAATGTTGCAGAATTTCGCTGGTGGAATCGGCAATTTTCCAGTTATCGGTTCCTCCGACCCCTTCCTAGTCGG CTTTTATTATACTAAAGTCAAACTGGGATCTCCACCAAGAGAATACAATGTGCAGATTGATACGGGAAGTGATATCTTGTGGGTTACATGTGGTTCCTGCAACAATTGTCCTCAAACAAGTGGACTTGGG GTTGAGCTCAACTTCTATGACACTGCGAGCTCATCAACTGCATCTCTTATCTCTTGTTCAGACCGAAGGTGTGCTTCGGATGAGTGCTCTAGCGAAACCAATCAGTGTGCTTACACCTTCCATTACGGAGATAACAGTGGCACAACCGGTTATTACGTGTCggatttgatatattttgacaCGGTCCTGGGGACCTCACTGACTGCCAACTCTTCATCGCCAATTGTTTTTGG GTGCAGTACCTCTCAGTCTGGGGGCCTGACCAAGATGGATAGAGCAATTGATGGAATTTTTGGGCTTGGTCAACAAGGTCTTTCAGTAATATCTCAACTCTCTTCAAATGGAATATCTCCAAAAGTGTTTTCACATTGTTTGAAAGGAGATGGCAATGGTGGAGGTATACTAGTTCTTGGTGAGATTTTGAATCCGAGCATCGTTTATAGTCCCCTTGTTCCGTCAAA GGTTCACTACACTGTATATCTGCAGAGCATTGCTGTTAATGGGCAAATTTTACCTGTTGATCCAGGAGTTTTTGTGTCCTCTACTGATCGAGGAACTATTGTTGATTCTGGTACTACTTTAGTTTATCTTGCGTCAGAAGCTTATGAACCCTTTATCAGTGCT GAAGGTGCTGCTATGTGGTGTGTtatctttgaagaaaatgatctAGGATTAACAATCTTAGGAG ATCTTGTTCTTAAAGATAAGATCATTGTATATGACTTGGCCCGACAAAGAATTGGATGGGCAGAATATGATT GTTCATCACCTGTGAATGTGTCTATAACCTCGGGCAAGGATGAATTCATGAATGCTGGACAATATGTTAGCAGTTCACCAAGAAGTGTTCCCTTCAATCTGCCACTAGCTAGAACTAATGCTCTTCTTCTACTTTTTTGGGAGCTGATGATTGGTTCCTACTTGTGTAGCTTGACTTCAATGCTTCTCGTCATTTTCCTTGATATTTGA
- the LOC125865720 gene encoding aspartic proteinase 36-like isoform X2 gives MLPGNCMKLLMMVMAATAAIAIVAAEEDGRIGASFPAGVLRLERVFPVNHSVELEELIARDRARHARMLQNFAGGIGNFPVIGSSDPFLVGFYYTKVKLGSPPREYNVQIDTGSDILWVTCGSCNNCPQTSGLGVELNFYDTASSSTASLISCSDRRCASDECSSETNQCAYTFHYGDNSGTTGYYVSDLIYFDTVLGTSLTANSSSPIVFGCSTSQSGGLTKMDRAIDGIFGLGQQGLSVISQLSSNGISPKVFSHCLKGDGNGGGILVLGEILNPSIVYSPLVPSKVHYTVYLQSIAVNGQILPVDPGVFVSSTDRGTIVDSGTTLVYLASEAYEPFISAITAIVSPSARPIISGKRPCYLVSSSIEDIFPPVSLNFAGDASMNLRPADYLAHMGLLEGAAMWCVIFEENDLGLTILGDLVLKDKIIVYDLARQRIGWAEYDCSSPVNVSITSGKDEFMNAGQYVSSSPRSVPFNLPLARTNALLLLFWELMIGSYLCSLTSMLLVIFLDI, from the exons ATGCTGCCTGGCAATTGCATGAAGTTGTTGATGATGGTGATGGCGGCTACCGCCGCAATTGCTATTGTTGCTGCGGAAGAAGACGGCAGAATTGGGGCAAGTTTTCCGGCGGGAGTGCTGCGTTTAGAAAGAGTGTTTCCGGTGAATCACAGTGTTGAGTTAGAGGAACTCATAGCTAGAGACCGAGCTAGGCATGCTCGAATGTTGCAGAATTTCGCTGGTGGAATCGGCAATTTTCCAGTTATCGGTTCCTCCGACCCCTTCCTAGTCGG CTTTTATTATACTAAAGTCAAACTGGGATCTCCACCAAGAGAATACAATGTGCAGATTGATACGGGAAGTGATATCTTGTGGGTTACATGTGGTTCCTGCAACAATTGTCCTCAAACAAGTGGACTTGGG GTTGAGCTCAACTTCTATGACACTGCGAGCTCATCAACTGCATCTCTTATCTCTTGTTCAGACCGAAGGTGTGCTTCGGATGAGTGCTCTAGCGAAACCAATCAGTGTGCTTACACCTTCCATTACGGAGATAACAGTGGCACAACCGGTTATTACGTGTCggatttgatatattttgacaCGGTCCTGGGGACCTCACTGACTGCCAACTCTTCATCGCCAATTGTTTTTGG GTGCAGTACCTCTCAGTCTGGGGGCCTGACCAAGATGGATAGAGCAATTGATGGAATTTTTGGGCTTGGTCAACAAGGTCTTTCAGTAATATCTCAACTCTCTTCAAATGGAATATCTCCAAAAGTGTTTTCACATTGTTTGAAAGGAGATGGCAATGGTGGAGGTATACTAGTTCTTGGTGAGATTTTGAATCCGAGCATCGTTTATAGTCCCCTTGTTCCGTCAAA GGTTCACTACACTGTATATCTGCAGAGCATTGCTGTTAATGGGCAAATTTTACCTGTTGATCCAGGAGTTTTTGTGTCCTCTACTGATCGAGGAACTATTGTTGATTCTGGTACTACTTTAGTTTATCTTGCGTCAGAAGCTTATGAACCCTTTATCAGTGCT ATAACTGCAATTGTTTCACCTTCAGCCAGGCCAATCATATCAGGGAAAAGGCCGTGCTATCTAGTTTCTTCAAg CATTGAGGATATTTTTCCTCCAGTTTCTCTAAACTTTGCTGGTGATGCATCCATGAATTTAAGACCAGCAGACTACCTTGCTCATATGGGCCTTTTG GAAGGTGCTGCTATGTGGTGTGTtatctttgaagaaaatgatctAGGATTAACAATCTTAGGAG ATCTTGTTCTTAAAGATAAGATCATTGTATATGACTTGGCCCGACAAAGAATTGGATGGGCAGAATATGATT GTTCATCACCTGTGAATGTGTCTATAACCTCGGGCAAGGATGAATTCATGAATGCTGGACAATATGTTAGCAGTTCACCAAGAAGTGTTCCCTTCAATCTGCCACTAGCTAGAACTAATGCTCTTCTTCTACTTTTTTGGGAGCTGATGATTGGTTCCTACTTGTGTAGCTTGACTTCAATGCTTCTCGTCATTTTCCTTGATATTTGA